The Proteiniphilum propionicum genome contains the following window.
CGGCGTGGCACAACCGGTTTTATGCAAACGTCACCTCCCAAATAGACGAAACCATATTTGCTCCCCTTTTCAAACAGGGTAACATGGGCGCTCCCAATGCTTCCATACGGGTGATTATCGGAATGTCCATCATCAAGGAGGGTTTTGGCTGTAGCGATGAAGATCTGTTCGATAAATGCCAGTTCGATCTCCTGGTGCGTAAAGCCCTGGGTCTAGTCTCCCTGAGTGATGTTGCACCCTCTATCGATACTTATTATTTACTGAGAAGGCGTATTTGTGAATACGAAAACCGGTATGGTGTAAACCTGATGGAAAAGAGCTTCGAGCAGCTCACTGGCGACCAACTCTCCACCTTCAAGATATCCGGCAAATCTGTCCGTATGGACAGTAAGCTCATTGGCAGCAACATCGCCTGGTACTCCCGTTTCGAGATCATTCACAACACTTTCCGCGGGTTTATCAAGGACCTGGGCGATAGGGGGATGCTTCTTTTGAACCCCAGGCTCAGGAAACAGGTACTTCTATTTTTTAGAAGAAGATGCTCAGAATATGGTTTACCGCTTAAACAGTGAAACTCTCGGCGAGAAAATCTCTTCCCTGGGTGGGCTCATTTATCAGGTTCTTAAACGCCTTGCAGAGACCACTACCGGCTACGACCTTCTTCACCGTGTCTTCCACGAGCAATACGAGGTGGTCAAGGGACAGGCTATCCTTCGTCCCAAAGAGGACATCACGGCCAGGAGCGTTCAAAACCACAATGACCCCGATGCCGATTATCGAAAAAAAAGGAGACCAGAAGGTAAAGGGCTACAGTGTGAACATCACCGAGACCTGTGATGACACTGATGAACAGAAGGACAAACCCAACCTGATCGTAAACGTTCAGGTGAAACCGGCAAGTGCTGCAGACAATGGCTACCTGAAGGATGCCGTTACCAACATCCAGGAGAAGGTAAGCACCGATATAATAGAGAAAGTCTATGCCGATGGTGCTTATCAATCCCCCTGGTAACAGGGAGTTTGCCGATATGAACTCAATTGAACTTATAACAAGCGGATTACAAGGGAGACAATCTAAATATGACCTGGAGATGAAGGAGGGTGAGCTGGTTGTCACCCATATCGAAACCGGAGAGATTATCCCTGCATACAAAACCGGGGATAAATGGAGGATTGCCACCACAGGCAAGAGCAAGTACCGGTATTTTACGAACGAACAGATAGCAACTGCAGAACTAAGACACGAACTCGCGGCTATCCCCGGGCAGGAACAGATGAAAAGAAACAACGTGGAGGCAACCATCTTTCAGTATTGCTTCCATACGAGGAACAACAAAACACGATACAGAGGTTTGCTCAGGCACAAATTATTTACTTTCGCCAGATGTTTATGGATAAACCATGTCCGCCTTGGAAATTATCTGATAACAATAAGTCAAAGAGCGCATGAAAATGGTTTAATAACCGATTTTCGCTATATAAAGACCTCCATAAGGGAGAAACTTTTTATCGTGTTTGATTTTTTACTTCCTTGCTTCTCAAAAATAGGAAATGAAAAATCAACGAATTACTTTTTTAAACTTAAAATTGCCACTATTTAAAGTGGACTCGTACTTTAATAATGGAAAATATAAATGGAAAAGTCAGATTTTTTTGAATCCTCTCTTTTTGATAGGATATCCTAAAACGAAGCTGAAAAAGCTACAATGAAAGTCAGCGGTTTTTCTAACAGATATCCTTGAAAAGTTTATGAGATGATTGATTTTGTAAAAAAATATAAGCCATATTTAATAGCGGTATTGCTTGTAACAGTTTCACTTTTGATAGCGAGATTTGTATGTTCAATTGATTTCAAATCACTCAAAAACTATTTAAGTGAAATGCCAGGGATGTTTGCCGGAGTTATTACGGCGTCTCTCTGCGCCTATATCTCCTCTACTCTGTCATGGAGGTTGTGTATGGGTAATGAGGGCAAAAAAGTGCCTTTTATAGAGTTGTTCATGTACAGGCATGTTGGAGAGATGCTATCTTTTTTTAATCCAACCAGCATAGTTGCAGGTGAGAGCCTGAAAGCTATCATACTTGCCAAGAAAGGAGTCTCTGCCAAGCATGGAATTAGTTCCATCCTGCTGCAGAGGGTTCTGATTATTTTCTCGGGACTCTTTCTGGGTGTAGTCACCATGATGTATCTTACCCTTGGACATATATTAAACAGCAGGAATGTGCTTATGGTTATTATTGTGTCAGCACTGCCACTTTTAATGGCACATCAGGTAATGCGCTTTCTAGTACATCCGAAACTTTTCATTGGTAAAACGATGGAGAACCTGAAGAAAAAAACCGGCTGGCCAGTTTTTTCAGATAACCTAATTACTTCCGCTTATGAAATGAACGAGGCCTCTTCTATTTTTTTCCACGAAAACAAGATGAAGTTCTTTTTGGCATTTCTCATGTGCATTATTTACTGGTTATTTGGTGCAGCTGAATTTTACATTATTCTAAACATGATGGGTATGGAGATATCCATCATTCAAGCCTCGGCAGTAGAGATGGGGGTGATGTTGTTTAAAGCTGCAGGAGCTATTGTTCCCGGGCAGATAGGCGTAGAAGAGTATGGCAACAAAGTAATGTTGGATGTCATAGGAATTGTAAGTAACGAAATATGGCTTGTAGTCACTCTTATAAGAAGGGGGCGTCAGCTTTTATGGCTAATGATTGCCGGAATATTTATGTTGATCATATCAAAAACATTGAGTCCCCTCCGATAAGTCTTTTTTTGCTGAAAATTCCGCAAAGAGCGCCATTGATTTTCTGCGAGTTGCGACCTTCTGAAATCGGGTTTTGGAGTTTTCGGAGCAGACTCAACATTACAAATAAAACTAAATAAATAACCAAAATCATTTATGAGTCCCATTAAATAAGTCAATTATCTCCAAAATTCACATAACACATACTTATTATCAGCATGTTCCAGTCTATTAGAATCTGGGTTAAGGGTTTTTGACAGACTCATTAGGGAGGCTAACTTTGGAGCTTCAATACCGGTACGTGTAATGTTATTCATAACCTCCAACCTATTCAGCAGAAGTCGCAAACTTCAAACATACAGGCATGCTGATATAAATATCCTTGTTTATATCTGTCAATAATCCTGTTTCTTCATTAATACGAAATACCTGAATCACATTATCATCTCTGCAGGCAACCAGCAGAAACTTTCCATTAGGTGTAATTACGAAATTCCTGGGATGTTTACCTGTAGGCTGATAACCCACTTTTTCCAGTGTCCCGTCATCGCTATTAATTGAAAAGATGGACACACCATCTGCCTGAAGGCGGTTGGAAGCATAAAGGTAACGTCCATCCGGAGAAACATGTATATCAGCACTGCCACGTGCTCCGACAGTGTCGGAGGCAATAACCTGCTTTTGTTGAAGCTCTCCGAAATGGTAGTCATACACTATAATCTCACCAGACAACTCACCCAGCAAGTAAAGATACCTTCCACCGTCAGGATGAAAGTCGAAATGACGCGGACCGGTTCCGGCAGGGGCAGCAAACTCTGTTAAACTGCTTTCATATATTGATGGCTGCCCTTCGAACGGGGTATCGCTAACACTGAAACGATACAGTTTATCTGTCCCCAGATCGGTTGCAAAGAGGAAATGCCCGTCGGGAGAATATCTCACAGAATGCAAATGCGGGCTCTCCTGGCGTTTTGTATCAGGACCGGAACCTTCAAACAACATCACCGATGTTGCAGGTGTGAGGCTTCCATCACTTTTCACCTGAAACGACGAGATGCTGCCACCGCCATAGTTTGCAGTATGCACATTTTTACCCCTGTTGTCAATTGTAATATAACAAGGACCCGCGCTGTTGGTAAGCTGCGAATTTATATTTGTAAGGTTACCGTTTTTTTTATCGAAAGCGAAAGCATGGACTGCGCTGTTTCCCTTATCATTCTCTCCCACTGTATAAACATACTTTTCGTCAGGGCTGAGAACAAGGTACGACGGGTTTGACACAACTGCCATGCTAATCTGGCCTGATTCGCCTGTAACGGTATCGAACCGGTAAACATAAACACCTTTGCTCCCTTCTGCAGAAGTGTAGGTGCCGGCCAGAAGGAACATTTCACCCTCTTTTGCCATCACCACAGATTTCTCACTTCGTGGTGCTTTTGTGGCATCGGGTTTACCGGAACAATTTCCGGTGCAAGAAGCCGACAAAGCACCAATCAAACAAACCATTGCTAAATTTTTATACATTACTGTTATTTTATTGTTGTTGACACGAAATTAGGCTAATTTCCTGAGAATATATCACTTTTTTCAAAATATTTGATTCATAAAGGCAGGAAATAATCAATTCAAGTTTCACATGTTAAGTATTCAACTAAATATTAAACTGACAATGTTTTGTGACCCATTTTCCGATTTGCAGGCTATCTGATAAATAACTTGCTTTGCTCAAACAGCTTATCAGATCACGCCTGTTTCATCGAATGGGTTCACGCTAAATATTTCATATGTCTCATACTTAGCTGTATATGTTTTAATTTATACATACAAAACTTAAGTAATCAATATTATATAAATATTTTAAGTTCCGCATGTATACATTTTGATGTGAATATAACTTGTTATCATATATTTATATATTTTCGAAGCATCTGAATCATATGAAACAATTATGCCCGTTATGTAAACCCGGCATTTACGTGATGTAAAACATTGCCAGCAGTAAAATTTATCTGAAATAGTGTCATAAGCAAAAGTTGAAGTATTAAGTACAAATTTAGAAAACTGTTACAGTTGATGTATAATCTGTAACCATTTTTTAGAATTCATTTTGTTTTAAAAGTTGCGAATATGGCTTTGTCTGCTTACTTTTGCATTTTAAAAAACGCAAACTTTGAACATAATTTTATCATGTTATCAAAAATATTATCTGTAACGGGACGTCCCGGCTTGTTTAAACTCATATCAACCGGCAAAAATCTGAATATTGTAGAATCGCTAAACGACAGTAAACGCATTCCTGTTTACGCACATGAAAAAGTGGTTGCATTGAGCGATGTATCGATGTACACAATGGATAGCGACGTTCCCCTGCGGGATGTTTTAAAAAAGATAAAAGAGAAAGAGAACGGAAACAGGGTCACTATTGGCTCCAAATCATCGGCAAAAGAGCTCTTCGCTTTCCTTGAAGAGATCCTTCCGGATTACAACAAAGAGAGTGTCTATGCTTCTGATGTAAAAAAATTGATCTCATGGTATAACATTCTTATGGAAAGCGACATCGATCTGGAGGAGGAAGAGAAAACGGAAGAAACCCCATCAGAGAATCCCGAAGCCGGGGAAGAAGCGGAAGAAACCCCATCAGAAAATTCCGAAGCCGGGGAAATAACTAAACAAAAAGATTAGACATTATCGTTCATATATACAGCAATTGCACCTGTAAGACAATACTATGTAACAGAGAAAACAAATCTGCGATTGAAAGAACTTTTTAGATTGGGAATTTAACTTTTCCGTAAATAAACCGTATCTTTGCATGTTTAAAAACTATTTTGAATTTGAACTTAAAAAACTTAATTACACGTGCAGTGGCCGGGATAATCTATATACTGGTCGTGCTTTTGGGTATATTGGGGGGAAGGTTTTCATTTTTAGCCATCTTCGGAGCCATTTTAGGAACTGGTTTATTTGAGTTTTACCGGATGGTAGAAAAAGACACTTCTCATGCTATAAGTAAAATATTCAATATTGTGATGGGATTGCTTATATTCGTAGCAGTCTTCCTTTATCAGGAAAATATAAACAACTATGCACTTCCTGTGATGATAATGCTATATATGCTTGTTCTTATAGCATCCTCTGTATTCATACGCAGGCACGATATTCTTCATGGGATCATCTACTCTGTCTTTGGACAGGTATATATAACAATGCCTCTGAGCCTGCTTATGTTTATCTCCTATTCGTATCATGCAGAACTTACTGGGGGCGGATACGATTGGGTTCCCATACTTGCATTGTTTGTTTTTCTATGGGTAAACGATACTGCAGCATACTTTATTGGATCTATAATCGGAAAACACAAACTAATAGAACATATCTCTCCCAAAAAGTCGGTCGAAGGTTTTATCGCCGGTATACTTTTTACGCTCCTGGCATCAATTATATATGCCCGCGTATATACAGAATTCTCGACCTTCTTCTGGATGGGTTTTGCCTTTGTTGTATCCCTGTCAGGCACTCTTGGCGATCTATTTGAGTCGCTCATAAAACGTACATGTGCAGTAAAAGACGCCGGACAACTTATCCCGGGACACGGAGGCATTCTTGACAGGATAGACAGCCTTATTGTAGCAGTACCTGCTGTATACCTTTATCTGATAATCTTCCTCTCTTTTTAGACACTTTCAGTATCAATTTAAGAACAAAATCCTTATTACAAATGTTTTTATGATATCATAGAGCAAATTATCGGTTTTCTGTTTAGAATTTTACAGTACAGCTCTTTCATCTTTTAAAGAGGTAGGACGATGAACAAAAAAATAATTGGAACGAACGCAAGGATAATCTGGAATCTCCTGAATAACAGCCAGAAGTGGAATGTATCACAGTTATGCGAAGCGTCAGGGCTGTCTGAAAAGGAAATATATACCGCTATAGGCTGGTTAGCCAGAGAAAATAAGATTGAGATAGAGAAATCCCCAGGCGGAAATGAAGATTACTATTTGGTGATAGAGTATTACTTCTGACCATTCTTTCGGCATAGATAAAAAAAGTCTGAAATTAACCATTCAGACTTTTTAGGGACTATCAGTTTCACATCACCCCTTTTTCTCGCAACCTCAGCTGCCACTTCCAGGCTGATGCCATTGTATCTTCAATTGTCTCCCTGGCTTTCCATCCCAACACATTGTTTGCCTTATCGGGTTGAGCCCAGATTTGTTCAATATCTCCCTCACGGCGTCCTACAACCTTGTAGTTCAAAGCTTCACCGGATACTTTTTCAAATACATGAATCAGCTCCAGCACTGACAATCCGTTACCTGTTCCCAGATTAAAGATCTCCACTTTTTCTGCAGATTTATCTTCGAGCATCCTTTCAATAGCAATCACATGGGCTTTTGCAAGATCAACCACATTTATAAAGTCACGTATACAGGTTCCATCGGGAGTATTATAATCATCACCAAAGACACTTAACTGCTGCCTGATGCCAATACCTGTCTGAGTTATATAAGGAACCAGATTCTGAGGAACGCCAAGCGGCAACTCTCCAATTTCTGCAGAGGGGTGAGAACCTATGGGATTGAAGTAACGAAGGATTATGCTTTTAATGGGTGCACCAGAATGAACAAAATCCTGTATAATCTCCTCGTTTATCTGTTTTGTATTTCCATAGGGTGATGCTGCAGGTTTAATAGGTGCATTTTCGTCGATCGGATTTATATCGGGCTCTCCATAAACAGTACAGGATGAAGAGAAAACTATTCCCTTGACGTTGTATTGTGGCATTAACTCCAACAGATTGATCAAAGAAACCAGGTTGTTGCGATAATACATGAGCGGTTTTTGTACCGACTCGCCTACGGCCTTGCTGGCTGCAAAATGAATGATTCCGTCGAAGGAATATTTCTTAAACAAAGACTTCATCGCCTCAAAATCAGTACAGTCTAGTTTATCGAAAATAGGGCGTTTGCCGGTAATTCGCGTTATACCTTCAAGAACATCGGCATTGGAATTTGACAGATTATCAATAATAATCACTTCGTAACCGGCTTGTTGCAACTCTACCACTGTGTGAGACCCGATATATCCGGTTCCCCCCGTCACAAGAATTCTTTTTGACATAAAAATATAAAAGTTTTTGTGTTAATATCTGCTGAATACAAAAATACGAAATAAAAAACTATCAGTCCGGCTTTTTTATGATAAAATATTGCCAGGATCTATTTATTTCCAGATAGCTCAAGGCTTTAATAACTTATGAAAAACCATTGTGTATCGATTTTTTTTATTATTTTTGTTATAATTAATATGTGTGGAATTGACATGTCTTTTTTCTCATGACAAAATACAATGTAAAAACATACTATAAAAAGGATGATCTCCCTCCACTGGAGGAGCGCAATTTTTTTCACTTTTCTGCATCATTCGACTGGTATGGAAATTCCCCTACTTACACCCCTTTCATGCTTGTTGCTTTTGAAAAAGAGAGGCCTGTGGCTGCAATGTTTGCAATTATTATGCGCATAAACCACTTCTTCAGAGGTTCTTTATTCAAGCGGTGCTTTATCTCCCAACAACCCGATTTCTTTGAAGAAGGACTTCCCCAAATAGAGATATTCGAGTTACTAATAACACAACTTGTAAAGGAGGTGCGAAAGAAGGTTTTTCTGATCCGATACGAAAATCTGGGTAACGCTATTTTCGGATATAAGGGCTTTAGAGATAACCATTTCTACTCGGTGAAGTGGATTAACATAAGGAACTCTTTACAACGTAAAAGAAAAATATGGGATCAGCTCTCACCATCGAGAAAAAATCAGGTAAATAAAGCTATAAGAAAGGGCGTGGTGATGGAAGAGTTTACTTCTGAAGAGAACTTACACGAGATATACAATCTAATTCAGAATACCAATAACAAAAAAATATCGAGACGCTTCCCTCCATATAAATATTTTGAAAACTTTTTCCATTATTACATTAAGACAGGGAAAGGTAAAATAATGATTACTCGTTATCAAGGCAAAATAATAGGAGGAGCCATTTTGGGATTCGAAAAAAACAATACTGTGTACTGCCTCTACTATTGGGGGAAAACGAAAAGATACAAAATGCTATATCCTACAATATTCACAATATATTCAGCTATGAAAATGGCGGAAGAGAACGGATTCAGATATTTTGATTTTATGGATGTGGTTTTTTTAAATAAAAATGCCGGAAGATCACGTTTCCTGCTCCAGTTTGGCGGAAAACAAAGAGCTACGAGACGCTGGTACAGGTTCAATTGGGGACTACTAAACTTCTTTGCAAACCGAATATACGATTAAAATTAAAATTGGGATAGAAATACAATTCATCAAAATATGCAAACAAAAATAAACAATTCACGGACTCTGACAATTATCGACAAACAAATACTAAATATGTTTAAATGACTGATATTTCTCATCAAAACATTTGGAAAAAAGAAAAGGAAAGTGTAATTTTGCTACGTGTTTTTCATGGTATTAGATTTAAGGTTAACAATGAAGATTGGTTGTCGTGAGACAACCATTCCTTTTTTATATAGGTTTATACCTGATTGCTCGCATTTTAAATCAAACTAAATTATCTCCTGTTATTTATATTTTTCCCACAATGACTTATGGATAGTCTCTTTTGTACGTTCAATCAATTGTGGAATGTCTGCTTCAGAAAGGTTTTCGGTAGGTATAGGTTCATGGATTATAAGTTCCATTTTCTTACAAAGCCTTAACCGCAAAGAGTTTCTTACCAGAACTTCATACGAGCCATTGATAGTTAACGGAACAATCGGCAGCTTCATATCATATGCAATATGGTAAGCACCCTTTTTGAAGCGCCCCATTTTACCTGTTACGGTACGTGCCCCCTCGGGAAAGATAACCATTGATGAACCATCGGCAATTTGTTCTTTAGCTTTTTCAATTGTAGCTTTTCTAGAGGCAAGCGTTGAGTTATCAACAAAAACATGTCCTGCTTTTTTAGATGCAAATCCCACAAAGGGGATGTTTCGCAAACTTTGTTTTTGTACCCATTTGATATTCTGATTTAAAAAGCCATAAACCAGAAAAATATCAAAAGCTCCCTGATGATTGGCAATAAACACATAGGATTGTTGCGGATCGAGATTTTCATACCCTTTCGTTTTAATGCGGCATAAAGCAAGACGGCAGGTAAGCTTCGACCACCATTTCGGGGGGAAATACCCCCAGAACCTGCTCCCGAAAATGGGAGCCATAGTTATAACGATCAGCGCCGTTAGAAGAGTAAACAAAATGAATACCGGCACGAAAATAATCCATTGATATAAAAAACGCAGTATCTCTTTCACAACTTTTATAATCTTTTCTGTTCCCGATTACAAAAATAAACATTTTCGCATATTGTCAGGACAAAAAAGAATAGTTATTTGCTCAGCCCGGTCATTTTTGTGATTAAAGTAAATTTTTATGCAAAATAATTTCCTCGTTTGTTGAATTTTGTGTTTATTTGCGTTACGAAATCAAAAACATAATTATTATACACACATGAAAGAGTTAGCAAAATACATCGGGGTAATAGTAATGCTCATTGGCGTTGCTTTTTTAATAGTACCTTTTTTAATGGGAACAACCAATAACTCCAATCTGATAATTGGATTGGTATTGGTTATTGAAGGAATGCTGGGCTATATTTATGTGAACAATATGAAAAGAGGGTCCCTCTTCAGCAATATCCTCTGGGCAATTGTTCTGTTAGTAGTGCCATTTATCATTTTCTTCTTTGCAAAACGCAGAGCCTACTCAGAAAAAGAAATTGCTGCATACAATTAATAAAAACAAGGTGTATTTTTTAGTAAACAATAAACCCTGAGATTAATTTCTCAGGGTTTATTGTTTTTACCTTGACCGTCTCAAATATTCCAACGCTCTTTGCATATCTTCAGGTGTATCGATGCCTATTGTCTCATGCTCAGTCACTGCCACCTTTATACGATATCCATTTTCAATCCATCGAAGCTGTTCCAGGGACTCTGCCTTTTCCAGAGCAGATGGTAGCAGCTTCGTAATCTCCACCAGTATATCTGTTCTATAACCGTATATGCCAATATGTTTGTAGAAAAGATGTTTCTTTAACCATTCGCCATAATCCGCATCCCGGATATAGGGAATTACAGAACGGCTGAAATAGATAGCTTCGCTATTTTTATTGACTACAACTTTGGGTGATGATGGATTAAACAATGCTTCAAAACCATCCTCCACTGAAAAAGATTTCACCAAAGTTGCAATTTGCACATCAGGGTCTGAGAAACAACCTATCAGCAATTCTATTTGCGATGGATGGATAAAGGGCTCATCTCCTTGAATATTAAGGACTACATCGAAATGCAACCCTGTAGCATTTACCGCTTCACAACAACGGTCGGTGCCGCTTCTGTGCTTTTCGGATGTCATCAGAGCATTACCTCCAAAATTTTTTACAGCATCAAAAATACGGATTTCATCAGTGGCTACATACACATCGTTAACCACTTTTCTCACCTGTTCATACACACGTCTGATCATGGGTTTGCCATCCATGTCGGCAAGCGGTTTCCCTGGAAAGCGCGAAGATGCATACCGCGCCGGTATAATTGCTACAACTTTCATTTTCCAAATAAATATTATTCCTACTGTTATTATAACCTAATTAAATCAACTTCAAAAAAGTAATTGTTCCATAAAGCAATTTTTGACTACCAGTCAGTTAAACATTTATAAAGTCTGATTTCAGATATTTTTAACGGGCTTATTGTTTTAAATCTCAAATTTTCCGTACAACATATAACTGAGAATTCTCATAACGTTTAACAACAACCTCCTCGTCTTTATCAACAAACCCCTTCAGTGAGATAGCATCGTAATACTCTCCTTCTACGTACACCCGTCCCGATGGCCGTAAAACAGTTGCCGCCACCCCTGTTTTACCTACCATGGCCAACGGCTCCATGGGTACCGATACAAAACCCTCCTGATCTGCATGCAATGCTGCAAAGTTAAGAAATCCGGGCTTCCCAATCCTACCCGACAGATAGATAATAAGGACAACACTCAACCCCATTCCTCCAAGCACTGTCATCACCGCCCTAAACATCTCTGTGGCAGGGAGCCCTTCAAAATTGAACCGTACATTTCCTATAAGGGCCAGCACTAATGCAGATATAACAAACAGAATTCCCAGTATTCCGGTGACACCAAAGCCGGGAATGACAAATATCTCAAAAACAATGAATATTAGTCCCAGTACAAAAAGTAGCACTTCCCAATTCTGGGCATATCCTGTGAGATACAACGGGGTAAAGTAGAGTAGTGCCGCCGTAATAGCCATTGCAGATGGAAATCCTACACCGGGTGACTGCAGTTCAAAATAGATACCTCCTATAATAAACATGATCAAAAAAGCTTGTACCAGCCCATTGGTAAGAAAACCTTTTATCTTATCATAGAAAGAGGGATTGTAGGTTTCGAACGTATAGTCGTTATAACCCAAATATGTGACAACCAGTTCATGAACATTCTCTGCAATACCGTCACAATATCCCAGCTCAACAGCCTGATTAGCAGTTAAAGTAAGTACTCTTGTAGAATCGTCATAACCCGGTATTACTGTTCTTTCATCAACCATTGCCTCAGCTATAGCCGGGTCGCGCTTCCATTTTGTAATGGTATCACCATTTTGCACTATCACTGTTTTGCCGTGACTCTCTGCAGTAGCACGTATAATACCTCTCATATACGACTGGTATTTATCGGGAGACTGGGCTCCGGTAGCTCCGTCAACGACAGTTGCCGCACCAATTGACGCGCTGCTGCGCATGAAGATACTGTCACAGGCTATCGAAATAAGAGCGCCGGCTGACGCTGCATTATTATCTATAAACACATACACGGGAATTTGGAAATTGAGTATTGCCGTTCGCATGGAATCTGCCTCGAGAACGCTTCCGCCATAAGTGTTCATATGCAGGAGTACGGCATGGGCATTTTTCTCCATTGCATTGTGAAGTCCGTTCTGGAGATATATCCATGTGTTACTCCCTATATTTTCCTTGACATTTATCCGGTAGATCAATGGCTTTGATTCCTGTGCCTGAATACTGAAAGAGAGGATCAGGATAAACAGCAAACATGCAACTTGTAATTTTTTCATTTTTAACAGGTTTGATTAGACAAAGATAATAGATTTTGCTTTTATGCGTACATTTTCATTATAAATGTGTATATTTGTATTT
Protein-coding sequences here:
- the kdsB gene encoding 3-deoxy-manno-octulosonate cytidylyltransferase yields the protein MKVVAIIPARYASSRFPGKPLADMDGKPMIRRVYEQVRKVVNDVYVATDEIRIFDAVKNFGGNALMTSEKHRSGTDRCCEAVNATGLHFDVVLNIQGDEPFIHPSQIELLIGCFSDPDVQIATLVKSFSVEDGFEALFNPSSPKVVVNKNSEAIYFSRSVIPYIRDADYGEWLKKHLFYKHIGIYGYRTDILVEITKLLPSALEKAESLEQLRWIENGYRIKVAVTEHETIGIDTPEDMQRALEYLRRSR
- a CDS encoding NfeD family protein — its product is MKKLQVACLLFILILSFSIQAQESKPLIYRINVKENIGSNTWIYLQNGLHNAMEKNAHAVLLHMNTYGGSVLEADSMRTAILNFQIPVYVFIDNNAASAGALISIACDSIFMRSSASIGAATVVDGATGAQSPDKYQSYMRGIIRATAESHGKTVIVQNGDTITKWKRDPAIAEAMVDERTVIPGYDDSTRVLTLTANQAVELGYCDGIAENVHELVVTYLGYNDYTFETYNPSFYDKIKGFLTNGLVQAFLIMFIIGGIYFELQSPGVGFPSAMAITAALLYFTPLYLTGYAQNWEVLLFVLGLIFIVFEIFVIPGFGVTGILGILFVISALVLALIGNVRFNFEGLPATEMFRAVMTVLGGMGLSVVLIIYLSGRIGKPGFLNFAALHADQEGFVSVPMEPLAMVGKTGVAATVLRPSGRVYVEGEYYDAISLKGFVDKDEEVVVKRYENSQLYVVRKI